The Streptomyces rimosus genomic interval TGGGCCTGCTGGAGCAGCTGCTGCATGTTGGGCTGACCACCGGGGATCACTACGTGACTCCTGCCGTACGACAACGATTGGTGCGGTAGCCCGAGCCTACGTGCTCGAACGGCGCTACGCCCTACGCCGTACGGAGGAGCACGGCGGTACGGGCGCGGCACGCACCGTCACCGGGGCGGACACGTCCTGGTGGCCGGCCTGGGCCTGGCTCCCCGCCCGGCCGTCCGTCCGCGGTCAGTGGGCGGTGCCGTCCCGGAGGCGGCCAGTCCTTGTTGGGGGTACTCGTGGTCGGTGCTCGTCGCTGGCGCTCGTCGCCGGTGCTCGTCGCCGGTGCTCATCGCCGGTGCTCATCGCCGGTGCTCATCGCTGGCGCTCGTCGTCGGCGCTCGTCGTCGGCGCTCGTCGTCGGCGCTCGTCGTCAGTACTCGTTGTTGAACTCCTCGACCACCGTCGCGCCCAGCTCGCGGACGATCAGATCGTGTCCGCTCAGGGCGGAGTCGACGAGGTCGGGGTCGTCCTCGGCCGGCATGTCGTCCTCTATCGACACCGGCGCGGGCTCCGGCTCGCGATACCCGGTCTCCGGACCGGCACCGCCCGCGGCACCGCCTCCGGACGCGTACGAACCACCGTTCCCGCCGCCACCGGCGGTGCCGACGCCGACGGACCCGTAACCGCCGCCTCCGGCCGGGGCGCCCGTCGGCGCGACCGCCTGCCGCGCCATCTGCGCGCCCTGGCCGCCGCCCGTGGCACCACCCGCGTCGTACCCGGAACCGCCGTCGTACCCGCCGGACGGTCCACCGGACCCGCCCTGGCCGCCGCCCTGCGCGGGCGCGCCCGAGGGGCCGCCGCCGAAGCCGCCGCCCTGCGGCGCGCCTCCGCCGAAACCGCCACCGCCTCCGCCACCGCCGGGCGGATTGGTGCCGCCGGAAGGATCGACGATCGCCTCGACCTTCCACTGCACGTTGAACTTCTCGGCCAGCGCCTGCCGCAGCACGTCCTCGCTGCCGCCGTTGGCGAAGCTGTCGCGAGCGCCCGCGTTCGGGAAACCGATCTGCAGCGTCGTGCCGTCGAACCCGGCGACCTGCGCGTTCTGGCTGAGCAGAATCCAGGTGAAACGCCGCCGGCCCTTCACGGCCTCCAGAATCTCCGGCCAGAGCTGCCGCACCTGCGCGGCCCCCTGCGCCATGTTGCCGCCACCCTGCGGGGCCTGCTGCCCGGACTGGGGCTGCTGTCCGTACGGGGCCTGCTGCCCATGCTGTACGGGTTCGGACTGACCCGGCGCGGACGGCGCACCGCCACCGGCCGAACCACCCTGCCCGGGCGCCGCAGCCGTGGGCCACCCACCAGGCTGTCGCCCAGCGGCCGCACCACCGGCCCCTTGCTGCCCAGGCCAGGCACCGGGCTGCCGCTGTCCGGCCCCGGCCCCGGCCCCGGCTCCGGCTCCACTCTGGCCGACTCCCTGGCCGCTTCCAGCACCAGGCCAGGCCCCGGGCTGGGCGCCGGACTGAGCCGCCGCCCCACCGGACGCCCCGGACGCAGCACCGGAACCGGCACCGGGCCAAGCCCCGGGAGCCGCCCCGCCTCCAGGCGCACCAGCAGCAGCCCCGTGAGCAGCCTGCTCACCGGGCCCACCGGGTGCCGCCGGTGCCGCTCCCGCTCCTGCGCCCCCTCCCGCAGGCTGACCCCCTGCCGGCGTGGACTGTGCACCTGCCGCCATGGACTGCGGGCTCGCCATGGGCTCCGAAGGTCCCACGGACGCCGACGCGGGGGCACTCCCCGCACCCATCCCCCGCACCGCGGCCCGCGCCGCGGCCGGGCCGGACGGCCCGGCGGGTGGGCCCGCGGGAGGCGGCGCGGCGGCATGGCTGCCGGGCCCCGGCTCCGGTACGTACTCGACCTCGGGTCCGCCGATGCCCGTCGACACCGCGCCACCGAGGTTCAGCCCGGCCGTGCTCGCCCCGCGCTCCAGGCGGTCGAGGCGCGCCTGCACCGAGCGCTCGTCGTCGTACGCGGCAGGCAGCAGCACCCGCGCGCAGATCAGTTCGAGCTGCAGCCGCGGCGAGGTGGCCCCCCGCATCTCCGTCAATCCGACATTGACCAGGTCGGCGGCGCGCGCCAGCTCCGCGCCCCCGAACACCGACGCCTGGGCCTGCATCCGCTCGACGACATCGGCAGGCGAGTCGATCAGACCCTTCTCCGCCGCGTCCGGCACCGCCGCCAGGATCACCAGGTCCCGCAGCCGCTCCAGCAGGTCGGCCACGAACCGCCGGGGGTCGTTGCCGCCCTCGATGACGCGGTCCACGACCTCGAAGGCCGCCGCCCCGTCGCCCGCGGCGAACGCTTCCACGATCGAATCCAGCAGCGACCCGTCGGTGTACCCGAGCAGGGACGTGGCCATGGCATATGTCACACCGGCATCGCCCGCGCCGGCGAGCAGCTGGTCCATCACCGACATCGAGTCACGCACGGACCCGGCCCCGGCCCGTACGACGAGCGGCAGCACACCCTCCTCCACGGGGATGTCCTCCTGCCCGCACACCTCACCCAGGTAGTCGCGCAGCGTCCCCGGCGGCACCAGCCGGAACGGGTAGTGGTGGGTACGCGAACGGATCGTCCCGATGACCTTCTCGGGCTCGGTCGTCGCGAAGATGAACTTCAGATGCTCCGGCGGCTCCTCGACCACCTTGAGCAGCGCGTTGAAGCCCGCCGACGTGACCATGTGGGCCTCGTCGATGATGTAGATCTTGTACCGGCTGCTGGCCGGCCCGAAGAACGCCTTCTCCCGCAGCTCACGCGCATCGTCGACGCCACCGTGCGAAGCGGCGTCGATCTCGATGACATCGATGCTTCCCCGCCCGTTCCTCGCGAGATCCACACACGACTGGCACTCCCCGCACGGATCGGGAGTGGGACCTTTCTCACAGTTCAGACAGCGCGCCAGGATGCGCGCACTGGTCGTCTTGCCGCAGCCACGCGGCCCACTGAACAGATACGCGTGGTTGACCCTGTTGTTGCGCAGGGCCTGCTGCAGCGGATCGGTCACGTGCTCTTGCCCGATGACCTGAGCAAAGGTCTCGGGGCGGTAGCGGCGGTACAGCGCGAGGGACGACACGCATACGACGATATCGGCCCGCACTGACAACCGGGCCGCCCCCGATCCCCGGAACGCAAACGCCCCCCACGCACCCGCCAGAGCTCACTTACCCTTGCTGCCTTCCGGCCCTGGGGGAGTTCGGTGAGATAGCGCCACGTGAGGGGCTGCGCCCAACCCTAGCGGATTCCGCCCCCCACACACGACCCCACCCCACCCAAGATCCACCCGCACCCCCTCCCCCGAGCCCATGTTCGCGAGCACCCCTCAA includes:
- a CDS encoding DNA polymerase III subunit gamma and tau, translating into MSSLALYRRYRPETFAQVIGQEHVTDPLQQALRNNRVNHAYLFSGPRGCGKTTSARILARCLNCEKGPTPDPCGECQSCVDLARNGRGSIDVIEIDAASHGGVDDARELREKAFFGPASSRYKIYIIDEAHMVTSAGFNALLKVVEEPPEHLKFIFATTEPEKVIGTIRSRTHHYPFRLVPPGTLRDYLGEVCGQEDIPVEEGVLPLVVRAGAGSVRDSMSVMDQLLAGAGDAGVTYAMATSLLGYTDGSLLDSIVEAFAAGDGAAAFEVVDRVIEGGNDPRRFVADLLERLRDLVILAAVPDAAEKGLIDSPADVVERMQAQASVFGGAELARAADLVNVGLTEMRGATSPRLQLELICARVLLPAAYDDERSVQARLDRLERGASTAGLNLGGAVSTGIGGPEVEYVPEPGPGSHAAAPPPAGPPAGPSGPAAARAAVRGMGAGSAPASASVGPSEPMASPQSMAAGAQSTPAGGQPAGGGAGAGAAPAAPGGPGEQAAHGAAAGAPGGGAAPGAWPGAGSGAASGASGGAAAQSGAQPGAWPGAGSGQGVGQSGAGAGAGAGAGQRQPGAWPGQQGAGGAAAGRQPGGWPTAAAPGQGGSAGGGAPSAPGQSEPVQHGQQAPYGQQPQSGQQAPQGGGNMAQGAAQVRQLWPEILEAVKGRRRFTWILLSQNAQVAGFDGTTLQIGFPNAGARDSFANGGSEDVLRQALAEKFNVQWKVEAIVDPSGGTNPPGGGGGGGGFGGGAPQGGGFGGGPSGAPAQGGGQGGSGGPSGGYDGGSGYDAGGATGGGQGAQMARQAVAPTGAPAGGGGYGSVGVGTAGGGGNGGSYASGGGAAGGAGPETGYREPEPAPVSIEDDMPAEDDPDLVDSALSGHDLIVRELGATVVEEFNNEY